From Candidatus Hoaglandella endobia, a single genomic window includes:
- the bamB gene encoding outer membrane protein assembly factor BamB, giving the protein MQLCKIRFLGLLSIILLSGCASLSSEEDIVTRSPLPKVNNQFQPTMVWRRSVGSGSGDFYANLHPAWQNDYVFAADRFGVVKALDADSGKERWSTDLSIRTSLFSRKKPAQLSGGVTAVDDKIYIGSELAKVYALKVQDGSLVWESTVIGEALSTPVVSNGLVLIHTSNGMLQALNEADGAVKWTVNLEEMPPLTLRGESAPTISFGAAIVGGDSGQVSAVMINQGQLIWQQSIYQPIGVTDIDRIHDVQTTPVVVNGIVYALAYNGNFAALDLRSGQLMWSKKIGSVTNLVVDDNRIYLVDQNDRVIALKLQGGVTLWRQNELLHRNLTSPVLYNSYIVTGDSEGYLHWINTDDGSLIAQQKVDSSGLLAKPIVVDNKIIVQAKNGEIYSLK; this is encoded by the coding sequence ATGCAATTATGCAAGATTAGGTTTTTAGGACTGTTATCCATTATCTTGCTCAGCGGGTGTGCAAGTTTGAGCAGCGAAGAAGATATAGTGACTAGGTCGCCACTACCTAAAGTAAATAATCAATTTCAGCCGACTATGGTGTGGAGACGATCAGTTGGTAGTGGCTCAGGCGATTTTTATGCCAATTTACACCCTGCCTGGCAGAACGACTACGTGTTTGCTGCAGACCGTTTTGGCGTGGTCAAAGCTCTGGATGCAGACAGCGGCAAAGAGAGATGGTCAACAGATCTTTCAATTCGTACTAGCTTATTTTCTCGTAAGAAGCCAGCGCAGCTTTCTGGAGGCGTTACTGCGGTTGATGATAAAATATATATTGGCAGTGAATTAGCTAAGGTTTACGCACTGAAAGTACAGGACGGCAGCCTTGTATGGGAAAGTACGGTCATCGGCGAAGCGCTGTCGACCCCAGTAGTAAGCAATGGCTTGGTGTTAATACATACTAGTAACGGAATGCTGCAGGCACTTAATGAAGCCGACGGTGCGGTCAAATGGACCGTTAACCTAGAGGAGATGCCGCCGCTGACACTACGAGGTGAATCCGCTCCGACCATATCGTTTGGAGCCGCTATTGTAGGCGGTGATAGCGGTCAGGTTAGTGCGGTAATGATAAATCAAGGTCAGCTTATTTGGCAGCAGAGTATTTATCAGCCAATTGGCGTCACCGATATTGACCGGATTCACGATGTGCAGACGACGCCGGTAGTAGTAAACGGTATAGTTTATGCCTTGGCATATAACGGTAACTTTGCAGCACTGGATTTGCGTTCTGGACAGTTGATGTGGTCAAAGAAAATAGGTTCCGTCACGAACTTAGTAGTAGATGACAATCGTATTTATCTGGTAGATCAGAATGACCGTGTGATTGCATTGAAGCTGCAGGGGGGAGTGACGCTATGGCGTCAGAATGAGTTACTGCACCGCAATTTAACTTCACCAGTGTTATATAATAGCTATATTGTCACCGGAGATTCCGAGGGCTATTTACATTGGATTAACACTGATGATGGTAGTTTAATCGCACAACAAAAAGTAGATAGCTCTGGGCTTCTAGCGAAGCCCATCGTTGTTGATAATAAGATTATCGTTCAAGCAAAAAATGGGGAGATTTACTCTTTAAAATGA
- the plsB gene encoding glycerol-3-phosphate 1-O-acyltransferase PlsB translates to MSCCHIFFYNLLNSMLKFLVKSKIVPAGLRNAACLDTRQPIIYILPYNSKIDLLTLRMQCLQQDLPDPIKPLQINNFSMPRCIFTYENTRLLSRYPKKSTSVSLVNRYLDLYRLNSDLDIQIILIFIIFGRSPGREIKNHSLVFQLKLVKIIKKIFTVIWFGRDSFIHFSRPLSMRDLITKHGTHKSISQNLIRLARIYFTRQHLVMIGPRLPVRKDLFKKILEYKIIKKSIQNEARSKKLSVKKAQQNAIKLLEEIAANFSYEAIRLFDRLLGCTWNWCYQGIYVRNAERVRTLAEKGHKIVYLPCHRSHMDYLLLSYVIYHQGLVPPHIAAGINLNFWPAGTIFRRLGAFFIRRTFKANKLYSNIFREYLGELFNRGYSVEYFIEGGRSRTGRLLEPKTGILTMTIQTMLRGGNLPITLVPIYIGYEHVIEVANYANELRSTTKKYSFFYQKIPSLRKLGKGYVTFGDPIHLDTWLSQEVPHWRDSINSIEIQRPKWLSLVVDKIATTIMVRINNAAVVNAINICSSILLVSCQYSLTRTQLLSQLTCYLDLLRNVPYAYDVTVPNMMPEELFEHALAMNKFSIQNNTVSDIIFLSREQIILMNYYRNNIQHLLVLPSLVANIIYYNHGIALEQLKQRILILYPLFKAELFMCYSKQQLLTVIDDLITELSRQGLLKKQVSSLYPVPLKLFSLQLLAACVNEILQRYNIIFSLLRIYPQINRDTLGKKSRIIAQQLSVLYGINAPDFFDKTIFSTIISTLRSEGYINDNSNNINEKLSKMCSILSELITPEVLKTIQYASIMMINKPNITTLPTAQSAD, encoded by the coding sequence ATGTCTTGTTGTCATATTTTTTTTTATAATCTATTAAATAGCATGCTGAAATTTCTAGTAAAAAGTAAAATTGTTCCAGCTGGTTTACGTAATGCAGCATGTCTGGATACCAGACAGCCTATTATTTATATTCTACCTTATAATTCTAAGATAGATTTATTAACTTTACGTATGCAATGCTTGCAACAGGATTTACCTGATCCTATTAAGCCGCTTCAGATCAATAATTTCAGCATGCCTAGATGTATTTTTACTTATGAAAATACACGATTATTATCACGTTACCCTAAAAAATCTACATCCGTCTCTTTAGTTAATCGTTATCTAGATTTATATCGCTTAAATTCTGACCTAGATATACAAATTATACTTATTTTCATTATTTTCGGCCGTTCTCCGGGGAGAGAAATAAAAAATCATTCCCTAGTTTTTCAGTTAAAACTAGTAAAAATAATTAAAAAAATTTTTACGGTAATTTGGTTTGGTCGAGATAGTTTTATACACTTTTCCCGCCCGTTATCTATGCGTGATTTAATAACTAAACACGGTACACACAAATCTATATCCCAGAACCTTATTAGATTAGCACGAATATACTTTACCAGACAGCACCTAGTAATGATTGGACCGCGTTTGCCGGTGCGTAAGGATTTATTCAAAAAAATACTAGAATATAAAATAATTAAAAAATCGATACAAAATGAAGCACGTAGTAAAAAACTGTCAGTAAAAAAAGCACAGCAAAATGCTATTAAACTTCTGGAAGAGATCGCTGCTAACTTCTCATATGAAGCAATTCGCCTGTTTGATCGATTACTAGGTTGTACCTGGAACTGGTGTTACCAGGGAATATATGTGCGTAATGCCGAGCGAGTTCGTACATTAGCAGAAAAAGGCCATAAGATAGTCTATCTTCCCTGCCACCGTAGCCATATGGATTACTTACTGCTCTCTTACGTTATATATCATCAAGGTTTAGTACCGCCGCATATCGCCGCAGGCATTAACCTAAATTTTTGGCCGGCTGGCACGATTTTCCGACGCTTGGGTGCATTCTTTATACGTCGCACTTTTAAAGCTAATAAGCTTTACTCCAATATTTTCCGTGAATACCTTGGTGAGTTATTTAACCGTGGCTACTCGGTAGAGTATTTTATTGAAGGAGGACGCTCCAGAACCGGACGTCTGCTGGAGCCAAAAACTGGTATACTGACTATGACCATCCAGACTATGCTACGCGGTGGTAATCTACCTATTACGCTAGTACCAATTTATATTGGCTATGAGCATGTTATAGAAGTAGCTAACTATGCTAATGAGTTACGCAGTACGACAAAAAAATATAGTTTTTTTTATCAAAAAATACCTAGCTTACGTAAGCTAGGTAAAGGCTATGTTACTTTTGGCGACCCAATACATCTAGATACTTGGCTATCTCAAGAAGTACCGCATTGGCGTGATTCCATTAATTCTATAGAAATCCAACGGCCTAAATGGTTATCACTAGTGGTGGATAAGATAGCCACCACCATTATGGTACGTATTAATAATGCCGCAGTTGTTAATGCGATTAACATTTGCTCCAGCATCTTATTAGTATCATGCCAGTATTCGCTAACTCGCACACAGTTGCTGTCGCAACTTACCTGTTATCTGGACTTACTTCGTAATGTGCCTTATGCATATGATGTTACTGTTCCCAATATGATGCCTGAGGAGTTATTTGAACATGCGTTAGCGATGAATAAGTTTTCTATTCAAAATAATACTGTTAGTGATATTATCTTTTTATCAAGAGAACAAATAATATTAATGAATTATTATCGTAATAATATTCAGCATCTTTTAGTATTACCGTCTCTAGTAGCAAATATAATTTATTATAACCACGGTATCGCTCTTGAACAGTTAAAGCAACGTATTTTAATACTTTATCCTTTATTCAAAGCAGAGCTGTTTATGTGCTATAGTAAGCAACAATTACTTACGGTTATCGATGATCTTATTACAGAACTGTCGCGGCAGGGTTTATTAAAAAAACAGGTATCATCATTATATCCAGTACCGCTTAAACTTTTTTCTTTACAGTTGCTCGCTGCCTGTGTGAACGAAATTTTACAGCGTTATAATATAATTTTTTCATTATTACGCATCTATCCTCAGATAAACAGGGACACTCTGGGAAAAAAAAGCCGAATAATTGCTCAACAACTATCGGTATTATACGGAATTAATGCACCTGATTTTTTTGACAAAACTATTTTCTCTACCATAATCAGTACACTGCGTTCAGAAGGATATATCAATGATAATAGTAATAATATCAATGAAAAATTAAGCAAAATGTGTTCTATATTAAGCGAATTAATTACACCTGAGGTGCTTAAAACTATTCAATATGCTAGTATAATGATGATTAACAAACCAAATATAACTACACTGCCAACTGCACAGTCAGCAGACTAA
- the der gene encoding ribosome biogenesis GTPase Der, whose amino-acid sequence MIPIIAIVGRQNVGKSTLFNRLTHTNDALVANVSGLTRDRKYGRGKWNNYEFIVVDTGSLDSEVVTTCCIAEPSLMAIEEANIILFIVDSQVGLVSADLSIAEYLRKREKTTVIVANKTDSTDIETYRDRVIAVSDFYALGMVDIVPIAASHGRGINHLINTCFSKLLILDCLPETSEPFKEPLLPIKIAVVGRPNVGKSTFINRILGKERVVVADIPDTTRDSIYIPMERNGREYILIDTAGIRKRSKLTDTDTVKKITVIKTLQSIKNANVVVLIIDALNGISAQDLSLMGFILKTGSSLVIAVNKCDLLSKQEKNTIQKTLDMRLKFTAFVRVHFISALHGNKLNELFKSVYESYQCATNRISTSLLNQLLHIAVDNCPPPIVRGRRIKLKYAHIGGYNPPVIVIHGTQVKNLSDTYKRYLINYFRSSLHIIGTPIHLQLKEGNNPFTGRRNTLNTTQIRKRLRLINYNKKLKEKY is encoded by the coding sequence ATGATACCTATCATTGCAATAGTTGGGCGCCAGAATGTAGGTAAATCTACTCTGTTTAATCGACTGACGCATACCAATGATGCGCTAGTGGCAAATGTTTCAGGATTGACGCGTGACCGTAAGTATGGTCGTGGTAAATGGAATAATTATGAATTTATCGTTGTTGATACTGGCAGTCTCGATAGTGAAGTAGTGACAACCTGCTGTATAGCGGAACCATCACTGATGGCGATTGAAGAAGCAAATATTATCCTGTTTATTGTAGATAGCCAAGTTGGATTGGTGTCAGCAGATTTGAGCATTGCTGAGTATTTACGTAAACGTGAAAAAACCACAGTCATTGTCGCTAATAAAACTGATAGTACTGACATCGAGACTTACAGAGACAGAGTAATTGCGGTAAGTGATTTTTATGCTCTGGGAATGGTAGATATCGTGCCAATTGCTGCGTCTCATGGACGCGGTATTAACCACTTGATTAATACTTGCTTTAGTAAGTTGTTAATACTAGATTGTTTACCTGAAACATCAGAGCCTTTTAAAGAGCCGTTGCTACCGATAAAAATCGCCGTCGTAGGTCGACCAAACGTCGGTAAATCAACCTTTATTAACCGTATTCTTGGCAAAGAACGGGTAGTAGTGGCTGATATTCCAGATACGACTCGGGACAGTATCTATATACCGATGGAGCGTAATGGAAGAGAATATATTCTTATCGATACCGCTGGTATACGTAAGCGCAGTAAATTAACTGATACTGACACGGTAAAAAAAATTACTGTAATAAAAACTCTACAGTCTATTAAAAATGCCAATGTGGTGGTGCTGATTATCGATGCTCTTAATGGTATTTCAGCTCAAGATTTATCTTTAATGGGTTTTATTCTAAAAACTGGCAGTTCACTAGTGATTGCAGTGAATAAATGTGATTTGCTTTCTAAGCAAGAAAAAAATACAATTCAAAAAACATTGGACATGCGATTAAAATTTACTGCCTTTGTAAGGGTACATTTTATTTCTGCTCTACACGGTAATAAACTTAACGAGTTATTTAAGTCGGTCTATGAATCTTATCAATGTGCTACTAACAGAATTAGTACATCACTGCTGAATCAGTTACTACATATAGCAGTAGACAATTGTCCGCCACCAATAGTACGCGGTCGACGTATAAAACTTAAATATGCGCACATCGGTGGCTATAACCCTCCGGTTATAGTGATCCACGGCACTCAAGTAAAAAATCTATCAGATACTTATAAACGTTATTTAATAAATTATTTTCGTAGTTCACTACATATTATAGGTACCCCAATCCACCTTCAATTAAAGGAAGGCAACAACCCCTTTACTGGGCGACGTAATACGCTTAATACAACGCAGATACGTAAACGTTTACGCTTAATAAATTATAACAAAAAACTAAAAGAAAAATATTAA
- the asd gene encoding archaetidylserine decarboxylase (Phosphatidylserine decarboxylase is synthesized as a single chain precursor. Generation of the pyruvoyl active site from a Ser is coupled to cleavage of a Gly-Ser bond between the larger (beta) and smaller (alpha chains). It is an integral membrane protein.): protein MIYRLKIILQYFLTVRWLTKFVGWGAELCGGWLTHVIILLFVYIYKVNIQEAQQPDITKYSTFNEFFIRLLRNDARPIDTNPSLLVMPVDGIISQFGYIKGNSLFQAKGHYYSLEALLAGNKGMIEQFRNGSYTTIYLSPRDYHRVHMPCNGILREMMYIPGKLFSVNMFAVDNIPNLFARNKRIVCLFDTKFGPIALILVGAVIVGSIETVWAGTITSSRSVMIKHWYYSKENTANSVLLLKGEEMGLFKLGSTVIVLFNASNILLDDCLCINHITRVGQRLAYGIASINT from the coding sequence GTGATATATAGATTAAAAATAATTTTGCAATATTTCTTGACAGTACGATGGTTAACTAAGTTCGTTGGCTGGGGAGCAGAATTATGTGGTGGATGGTTAACTCATGTAATTATTTTGCTATTTGTGTATATTTATAAAGTAAATATACAAGAAGCACAGCAACCTGATATAACTAAGTATTCTACTTTCAATGAATTTTTTATTCGTTTACTACGTAACGATGCTCGACCTATTGATACTAATCCTAGTCTACTTGTTATGCCAGTAGACGGGATTATATCTCAATTTGGCTATATCAAAGGAAATAGCCTTTTTCAAGCTAAAGGTCATTATTATAGTCTTGAAGCCTTGTTAGCTGGAAATAAAGGCATGATAGAGCAGTTTCGTAACGGTAGTTACACGACTATTTATTTGTCTCCTAGGGATTATCATCGCGTACATATGCCATGTAATGGTATTCTACGTGAAATGATGTATATACCAGGAAAATTATTTTCTGTTAATATGTTTGCTGTAGATAATATTCCTAATTTGTTCGCCCGTAATAAACGGATTGTTTGTCTATTTGATACTAAATTTGGCCCAATAGCATTAATTTTAGTAGGTGCTGTCATCGTAGGCAGTATTGAAACTGTTTGGGCTGGTACTATCACTTCATCGCGATCAGTCATGATTAAACACTGGTATTATTCAAAGGAAAATACCGCTAATTCAGTTCTTCTACTAAAAGGAGAAGAAATGGGTCTTTTTAAGCTTGGTTCTACTGTAATTGTTTTATTTAATGCTAGTAATATACTACTAGATGATTGTCTGTGTATAAATCATATTACTCGCGTTGGTCAACGGTTAGCTTACGGCATCGCGTCAATAAATACTTAA
- the zur gene encoding zinc uptake transcriptional repressor Zur — translation MKAITDNLLLIQAEQLCEQRSVRMTPLRMEVLRLISQQNGAISAYDLLNLLRQSEPHAKPPTIYRALDFLREQRFIHRVESTNSFMLCHHLTEPLHTSVFFICDRCGLVTEQKTKNTKNIMKRMASTAGFFVFHTVMEVHGLCLSCHSAV, via the coding sequence ATGAAAGCTATTACTGATAACCTACTGCTTATCCAGGCAGAACAATTATGTGAGCAAAGGAGCGTCCGCATGACTCCGTTGCGGATGGAGGTTTTGCGTCTGATATCTCAACAAAACGGTGCGATAAGCGCTTATGATTTACTAAATCTATTGCGCCAGTCAGAACCACATGCAAAGCCGCCAACTATATATCGTGCGCTTGATTTTCTACGTGAACAAAGGTTTATCCATCGCGTTGAGTCAACAAATAGTTTTATGCTCTGCCATCATTTAACTGAGCCTTTACATACCTCAGTTTTTTTTATATGCGATCGCTGTGGATTAGTTACCGAACAGAAAACTAAGAATACAAAAAATATTATGAAACGCATGGCCTCTACGGCTGGTTTTTTTGTCTTTCATACCGTTATGGAGGTGCACGGATTATGCCTAAGTTGCCATAGCGCGGTGTAA
- the orn gene encoding oligoribonuclease — protein sequence MNNNLIWIDLEMTGLNPEIDCILEIATIVTNANLTILAEGPVLAIHQSEAQLALMDNWNLHTHTANGLVKRVHQSKFDETIAEKETLAFLTKWVPAGKSPICGNSIGQDRRFLFKYMPKLEAYFHYRYLDVSTLKELALRWKPAIIDGLNQENTHQALDDIRKSIEELAYYRKHFICL from the coding sequence ATGAATAATAATCTAATTTGGATAGATTTAGAAATGACCGGACTCAATCCAGAGATTGATTGTATTCTTGAGATAGCAACTATAGTTACCAATGCTAATTTAACAATTTTAGCAGAAGGACCAGTTTTAGCAATACATCAATCCGAAGCACAGCTGGCACTCATGGATAACTGGAATCTGCATACTCACACCGCAAACGGCTTAGTCAAACGGGTGCATCAAAGCAAATTTGATGAAACTATAGCGGAAAAAGAAACATTAGCATTTTTGACTAAATGGGTACCTGCTGGTAAATCACCAATTTGTGGTAATAGTATAGGCCAAGATCGGCGTTTTTTATTTAAATACATGCCGAAACTAGAGGCGTATTTCCATTATAGGTATCTAGATGTAAGCACTTTGAAAGAGCTGGCACTACGCTGGAAACCAGCCATCATAGATGGCCTAAACCAGGAAAATACCCATCAGGCACTAGACGACATTCGTAAGTCAATAGAAGAACTAGCTTACTACCGCAAGCATTTTATTTGCTTGTAG
- the hisS gene encoding histidine--tRNA ligase — protein sequence MVKNIQAIRGMNDYLPAETIFWQRVEEMLKEVLTSYGYSEIRLPIVEQTPLFQRAIGDITNVVEKEMYIFADRNGDSLTLRPEGTAGCVRACIEHGLLYNQEQRLWYLGPMFRYERPQKGRYRQFHQIGAEVFGQQGPEVDAELILLTARWWRALGISKYMSLELNSIGSMTGRTRYREALVDFLTRHESSLDKACRYRIQTNPMRVLDSLDCKDPTVQALLHDAPVLTDYLDDDSRNHFTNLCELLDLARISYTVNPYLVRGLDYYNRTVFEWITTGSLGSHTTVCGGGRYDGLVEQLGGRPTPAVGFAMGLERLMLLLQAVNMDLIAPLSVDAYLVSSGNNVTSAALLLAEKLRDALPALRLMINYGGGSFKKQFSRADKHGARVALVLGELEVAAQQVIVKDLTTGNQKKLAQSKVVSHLILLLGFK from the coding sequence ATGGTAAAAAACATCCAGGCAATTCGTGGCATGAACGATTATTTACCGGCGGAGACGATCTTTTGGCAGCGCGTTGAAGAGATGTTAAAAGAAGTACTTACTAGTTACGGCTACAGTGAAATTCGTCTGCCGATCGTCGAGCAGACCCCGTTATTTCAGCGGGCTATCGGTGACATTACCAATGTAGTAGAAAAAGAGATGTACATTTTTGCCGATCGTAACGGTGACAGCCTTACCCTGCGTCCAGAAGGTACCGCAGGCTGTGTACGCGCCTGTATTGAGCACGGCCTATTGTACAATCAGGAGCAGCGTCTTTGGTATCTCGGCCCAATGTTTCGTTATGAACGACCACAGAAAGGGCGTTACCGTCAGTTCCATCAGATAGGGGCCGAGGTTTTTGGTCAGCAAGGACCGGAAGTTGATGCTGAGCTTATCCTGCTGACCGCCCGCTGGTGGCGCGCACTTGGTATCAGTAAATATATGTCGCTAGAGTTGAACTCTATCGGATCCATGACAGGACGCACACGCTATCGTGAGGCTCTGGTAGATTTCCTGACCCGTCATGAGTCGAGCTTGGACAAAGCTTGCCGTTACCGTATACAGACAAATCCCATGCGGGTATTGGACAGTTTAGACTGTAAAGACCCTACTGTACAAGCTTTGCTTCATGATGCACCGGTACTTACTGATTATCTCGATGATGATTCCAGAAATCATTTTACTAATTTGTGTGAACTGTTAGACCTGGCCCGTATTTCATATACGGTTAATCCGTATTTAGTACGTGGACTAGATTACTACAACCGTACGGTATTTGAATGGATCACTACCGGTAGTCTTGGCTCACATACCACCGTATGTGGTGGCGGTCGTTACGATGGGTTGGTTGAGCAGCTGGGCGGTAGACCAACGCCAGCGGTAGGATTTGCCATGGGACTAGAGCGGTTGATGCTGTTGTTACAGGCAGTTAATATGGATTTAATTGCACCGCTAAGCGTTGATGCCTATTTAGTGTCATCGGGTAATAACGTTACAAGCGCGGCACTACTACTTGCGGAAAAGCTGCGAGATGCGCTACCTGCTTTGCGATTAATGATCAACTATGGCGGCGGCAGCTTTAAAAAGCAGTTTAGTCGCGCCGATAAACACGGCGCCCGAGTGGCACTGGTACTGGGTGAGCTCGAAGTTGCAGCACAGCAAGTAATCGTGAAAGATTTAACTACTGGCAACCAGAAAAAGCTAGCACAAAGCAAAGTTGTCTCGCACCTAATATTACTTTTAGGTTTTAAATAA
- the pgi gene encoding glucose-6-phosphate isomerase has product MKNINPSKNTAWQVLQKHFDTLKDVQISELFAKDPQRFFSFSSTFSNQMLVDFSKNRITQETIIKLLALAEASGLKEAIFAMFSGEKINYTENRAVLHTALRNRSNTSIKLDGKDVMPDVNAVLDKIKKFCTSIINGDWKGYTKKIITDVVNIGIGGSDLGPYMVTEALRPYKNHINMHFISNIDGTHLTETIKHLDPATTLFLVASKTFTTQETMTNANSARDWFLQTAKNEKHIAHHFVALSTNKKAVAKFGINTDNIFEFWDWVGGRYSLWSAIGLSIALSIGFHNFEKLLIGAHAMDQHFTKMPLDKNLPVLLALISIWYNNFFGVETEAILPYDQYMHRLPAYLQQVNMESNGKNVDRNGQTVSYQTGPIIWGEPGTNGQHAFYQLLHQGTKIIPCDFIAPAISHNPMNDHHAKLLSNFFAQTEALAFGKARKFIKQEFYNYVKMPEPNIIPFKVFEGNRPTNSILLRKITPYSLGALIALYEHKIFTQGVILNIYSFDQWGVELGKQLANKILPELVQDDYITSHDSSTNGLINRYKSWRN; this is encoded by the coding sequence ATGAAAAATATTAATCCAAGTAAAAATACAGCCTGGCAAGTACTACAAAAACATTTTGATACCCTGAAAGACGTGCAAATAAGTGAACTCTTTGCCAAAGATCCACAACGTTTTTTTTCTTTTTCGTCAACTTTTAGCAATCAGATGCTAGTAGATTTTTCCAAAAATCGCATTACTCAAGAGACAATCATTAAATTGTTAGCGCTTGCTGAGGCAAGCGGCCTAAAAGAAGCTATCTTCGCTATGTTCAGCGGTGAGAAAATTAATTATACTGAGAATCGTGCAGTGCTGCATACTGCGTTACGTAACCGCAGTAATACTTCCATAAAATTAGACGGTAAAGATGTCATGCCTGACGTCAACGCAGTACTAGACAAGATTAAAAAGTTTTGCACAAGTATCATTAATGGTGATTGGAAAGGTTATACTAAAAAGATTATCACCGATGTCGTTAATATTGGTATCGGTGGTTCCGATCTAGGACCTTATATGGTTACAGAGGCACTACGGCCTTATAAAAATCATATAAATATGCATTTTATTTCCAATATTGACGGAACACATCTTACTGAAACAATAAAACATCTGGATCCAGCAACCACCTTATTTTTAGTAGCCTCTAAAACTTTTACCACGCAAGAAACTATGACCAATGCTAATAGCGCTCGTGATTGGTTTTTACAAACTGCAAAAAATGAGAAACATATTGCACATCATTTTGTCGCATTGTCCACTAATAAAAAAGCAGTAGCTAAATTTGGTATTAATACCGATAACATATTTGAATTTTGGGACTGGGTCGGCGGACGCTATTCGCTATGGTCTGCCATAGGACTATCAATCGCATTATCAATAGGTTTTCACAATTTTGAGAAATTACTCATTGGCGCGCATGCGATGGATCAGCATTTTACTAAAATGCCTCTAGATAAAAATTTACCAGTGCTACTAGCGCTAATCAGCATTTGGTATAATAATTTTTTTGGCGTAGAAACAGAGGCTATTTTGCCGTATGATCAATACATGCATCGCTTACCTGCATATTTACAACAGGTAAATATGGAGTCTAATGGTAAAAATGTTGATCGTAATGGTCAGACGGTTAGTTACCAAACAGGTCCTATTATTTGGGGGGAACCTGGCACGAATGGGCAGCATGCTTTCTATCAACTACTTCATCAAGGTACTAAAATTATTCCCTGTGATTTTATTGCACCTGCTATTAGCCACAATCCTATGAATGATCATCACGCTAAGTTACTTTCGAACTTTTTTGCACAGACCGAAGCGTTAGCTTTTGGTAAAGCTCGGAAATTTATAAAACAGGAATTTTATAATTATGTTAAAATGCCTGAGCCGAATATAATACCATTTAAGGTTTTTGAGGGTAATCGTCCAACTAACTCAATTTTATTGCGTAAGATTACCCCCTATAGTTTAGGGGCACTAATTGCCTTATATGAGCATAAGATTTTTACCCAAGGAGTAATATTAAACATTTACTCCTTTGATCAATGGGGCGTTGAGTTAGGTAAGCAACTTGCTAATAAAATATTACCTGAACTAGTGCAAGATGATTATATAACTTCACATGATAGTTCTACTAATGGATTGATTAACCGATATAAATCTTGGCGTAACTAA
- a CDS encoding YfgM family protein has protein sequence MLVCSNDKEKRGLLRYFVIYNYSYNSKTLAISVVLLSALIGCFYWQLQKYHNNNHGALTSLGLAQQYVNNNTFVDAEQQLKKAIEQTSENNLQSLIKLRLARVQLQQKNIDGALNTLKEIKDQGWTALADDIHGDAQILKGDYKAAQTAYEKALQSNMLSTLVRIKLKNLLS, from the coding sequence ATGCTAGTCTGTAGTAATGATAAAGAAAAACGCGGGTTGCTGCGTTATTTTGTTATCTATAACTATTCTTATAACAGTAAGACGCTAGCGATAAGCGTAGTACTACTTAGTGCTTTGATAGGCTGTTTTTATTGGCAGTTGCAAAAGTACCATAATAATAATCATGGCGCCCTAACTTCTTTAGGGCTAGCACAACAATATGTAAATAATAATACTTTCGTAGACGCAGAACAACAACTGAAAAAAGCGATAGAACAAACCAGTGAAAACAATTTGCAGTCACTTATTAAACTTCGGCTGGCACGTGTGCAGCTACAGCAGAAAAACATCGATGGAGCACTAAACACCCTCAAAGAAATTAAAGATCAGGGTTGGACAGCGCTAGCTGATGATATACACGGTGATGCTCAGATCCTAAAAGGGGATTATAAGGCAGCCCAAACAGCTTATGAAAAAGCACTGCAATCCAACATGTTGTCGACTCTGGTGCGCATAAAACTTAAAAACTTGTTGAGCTGA